A genomic window from Populus nigra chromosome 7, ddPopNigr1.1, whole genome shotgun sequence includes:
- the LOC133698907 gene encoding zinc finger protein ZAT3-like, giving the protein MTNHNTDPDPDFGLPSSSSIPTTYYHQNPRKKRTKLIKIEPSLLPSSTISKPKYYKKPDPSAPKITRPCTECGKKFWSWKALFGHMRCHPERQWRGINPPPNYRRPTSPIQLLSIVSPTNWEDMLTAEDHEVASCLLMLANSDGAIMLERNEFGGGVVAGSSHQAQDHDQVNCTRVECSSCEKVFGSHLALGGRRASHKNVKGCFAIKRNDGCEVVEDHSGSGDVKENVEDNSKALMVLGHKCSICSRVFPSGQALGGHKRCHWEKGEEISSSMNQGGLHVLTEKEGCVLDLNLPAPVEDESSSFYSSGLTLDLRLGL; this is encoded by the coding sequence ATGACAAACCACAATACCGATCCCGACCCTGATTTCGGCcttccatcatcttcttctatcCCTACCACATACTACCATCAAAATCCACGTAAAAAACGAACTAAGTTGATCAAGATTGAACCAAGTTTGCTCCCTTCTAGTACAATATCGAAgccaaaatattacaaaaagcCTGACCCTTCTGCACCCAAGATCACAAGACCTTGTACCGAGTGTGGCAAGAAGTTTTGGTCATGGAAAGCACTCTTTGGTCACATGAGATGTCACCCTGAAAGACAGTGGCGTGGAATTAATCCACCACCCAATTATCGCAGGCCTACTTCGCCTATTCAACTGTTAAGTATTGTTAGTCCTACTAATTGGGAAGACATGTTGACCGCAGAGGATCATGAGGTGGCTTCATGTTTGTTAATGTTGGCTAATAGTGATGGTGCAATAATGTTGGAGCGTAACGAGTTTGGTGGTGGGGTTGTTGCTGGTAGTTCTCATCAAGCTCAAGATCATGATCAAGTGAATTGTACTCGTGTCGAGTGTTCGAGTTGCGAGAAGGTTTTTGGGTCACACCTGGCACTAGGGGGTCGTAGGGCCAGTCACAAGAATGTGAAGGGTTGTTTTGCTATAAAGAGGAATGATGGTTGTGAGGTAGTTGAGGATCATAGTGGGAGTGGTGATGTGAAGGAGAATGTGGAAGATAATAGCAAGGCATTGATGGTGTTAGGGCACAAGTGTAGTATTTGCTCGAGGGTGTTTCCTAGTGGACAGGCACTGGGCGGACACAAGAGATGCCATTGGGAGAAAGGGGAAGAAATCTCATCATCCATGAATCAAGGAGGACTTCATGTTCTTACAGAAAAGGAAGGTTGTGTGTTGGACCTCAATTTGCCAGCCCCAGTGGAAGATGAATCATCCTCTTTTTATTCCTCAGGTCTCACTTTGGACTTGAGATTGGGCCTCTGA
- the LOC133698613 gene encoding uncharacterized protein LOC133698613 isoform X2: protein MVQQTIDSKSGEHGLGNADNNSSIHDKHFPLVVKKTALRDVQNENRIPKSVENSPLSKDGGKTMNGIKVSGAKRPSSEDLMYRPLPCYESSTSGAPNFRLVDARGKSEAEVGKLSHPEETAQPKRPQIESTVSTFPALVPMPVAPPIISSGKPSVPLPLGQSSTFSPAESSYLPVGSIVPSSNPKGEKNMHWEERYHQLQISLKKSDESDLDEYVQMLQSVSSVELSKHAIEVEKRSIQLSLEEAKEVQRVAILNFLGKSLKNFKAPSAHQSLSEK from the exons ATGGTTCAACAAACGATAGATTCAAAATCTGGTGAGCATGGGCTTGGCAATGCTGACAATAACTCGTCCATACACGATAAGCACTTTCCACTTGTTGTAAAGAAGACAGCATTAAGAGATGTGCAGAATGAAAACAGAATTCCCAAATCTGTTGAAAACTCTCCTTTATCAAAGGATGGAGGAAAGACTATGAATGGCATTAAGGTTTCTGGAGCCAAGAGACCATCATCTGAGGACCTGATGTACCGTCCACTTCCATGCTATGAATCTTCTACTAGTGGCGCTCCAAATTTTCGTCTTGTTGATGCACGTGGGAAATCTGAGGCAGAAGTCGGCAAGCTTAGTCATCCAGAGGAGACTGCTCAACCAAAGCGTCCCCAGATAGAGTCAACGGTCTCTACTTTTCCAGCTTTGGTACCTATGCCCGTGGCTCCTCCAATAATTTCATCTGGAAAACCTTCAGTTCCTCTTCCTCTTGGACAGTCTAGCACGTTTTCACCAGCAGAATCCAGTTATCTTCCTGTTGGTTCTATTGTCCCTTCATCTAATCCAAAGGGAGAGAAAAATATGCATTGGGAAGAGCGGTATCATCAATTGCAGATTTCATTGAAGAAATCGGATGAATCTGATCTAGACGAATACGTCCAGA TGCTCCAGTCAGTTTCCTCAGTTGAGCTTAGCAAGCATGCTATTGAGGTAGAAAAGAGATCAATTCAACTTTCACTGGAGGAAG CAAAGGAGGTGCAAAGAGTTGCGATTTTAAATTTCCTGGGGAAATCCTTGAAGAATTTTAAAGCACCCTCAGCTCATCAAAGCCTATCAGAGAAATAA
- the LOC133698613 gene encoding uncharacterized protein LOC133698613 isoform X1, with the protein MVQQTIDSKSGEHGLGNADNNSSIHDKHFPLVVKKTALRDVQNENRIPKSVENSPLSKDGGKTMNGIKVSGAKRPSSEDLMYRPLPCYESSTSGAPNFRLVDARGKSEAEVGKLSHPEETAQPKRPQIESTVSTFPALVPMPVAPPIISSGKPSVPLPLGQSSTFSPAESSYLPVGSIVPSSNPKGEKNMHWEERYHQLQISLKKSDESDLDEYVQMLQSVSSVELSKHAIEVEKRSIQLSLEEGGAIAYFEVRNCCKSTFSCKGGAKSCDFKFPGEILEEF; encoded by the exons ATGGTTCAACAAACGATAGATTCAAAATCTGGTGAGCATGGGCTTGGCAATGCTGACAATAACTCGTCCATACACGATAAGCACTTTCCACTTGTTGTAAAGAAGACAGCATTAAGAGATGTGCAGAATGAAAACAGAATTCCCAAATCTGTTGAAAACTCTCCTTTATCAAAGGATGGAGGAAAGACTATGAATGGCATTAAGGTTTCTGGAGCCAAGAGACCATCATCTGAGGACCTGATGTACCGTCCACTTCCATGCTATGAATCTTCTACTAGTGGCGCTCCAAATTTTCGTCTTGTTGATGCACGTGGGAAATCTGAGGCAGAAGTCGGCAAGCTTAGTCATCCAGAGGAGACTGCTCAACCAAAGCGTCCCCAGATAGAGTCAACGGTCTCTACTTTTCCAGCTTTGGTACCTATGCCCGTGGCTCCTCCAATAATTTCATCTGGAAAACCTTCAGTTCCTCTTCCTCTTGGACAGTCTAGCACGTTTTCACCAGCAGAATCCAGTTATCTTCCTGTTGGTTCTATTGTCCCTTCATCTAATCCAAAGGGAGAGAAAAATATGCATTGGGAAGAGCGGTATCATCAATTGCAGATTTCATTGAAGAAATCGGATGAATCTGATCTAGACGAATACGTCCAGA TGCTCCAGTCAGTTTCCTCAGTTGAGCTTAGCAAGCATGCTATTGAGGTAGAAAAGAGATCAATTCAACTTTCACTGGAGGAAG GTGGTGCCATTGCCTACTTTGAGGTCCGTAACTGTTGCAAATCTACATTTTCTTG CAAAGGAGGTGCAAAGAGTTGCGATTTTAAATTTCCTGGGGAAATCCTTGAAGAATTTTAA
- the LOC133698613 gene encoding uncharacterized protein LOC133698613 isoform X3: MVQQTIDSKSGEHGLGNADNNSSIHDKHFPLVVKKTALRDVQNENRIPKSVENSPLSKDGGKTMNGIKVSGAKRPSSEDLMYRPLPCYESSTSGAPNFRLVDARGKSEAEVGKLSHPEETAQPKRPQIESTVSTFPALVPMPVAPPIISSGKPSVPLPLGQSSTFSPAESSYLPVGSIVPSSNPKGEKNMHWEERYHQLQISLKKSDESDLDEYVQMLQSVSSVELSKHAIEVEKRSIQLSLEEGGAIAYFEQRRCKELRF, translated from the exons ATGGTTCAACAAACGATAGATTCAAAATCTGGTGAGCATGGGCTTGGCAATGCTGACAATAACTCGTCCATACACGATAAGCACTTTCCACTTGTTGTAAAGAAGACAGCATTAAGAGATGTGCAGAATGAAAACAGAATTCCCAAATCTGTTGAAAACTCTCCTTTATCAAAGGATGGAGGAAAGACTATGAATGGCATTAAGGTTTCTGGAGCCAAGAGACCATCATCTGAGGACCTGATGTACCGTCCACTTCCATGCTATGAATCTTCTACTAGTGGCGCTCCAAATTTTCGTCTTGTTGATGCACGTGGGAAATCTGAGGCAGAAGTCGGCAAGCTTAGTCATCCAGAGGAGACTGCTCAACCAAAGCGTCCCCAGATAGAGTCAACGGTCTCTACTTTTCCAGCTTTGGTACCTATGCCCGTGGCTCCTCCAATAATTTCATCTGGAAAACCTTCAGTTCCTCTTCCTCTTGGACAGTCTAGCACGTTTTCACCAGCAGAATCCAGTTATCTTCCTGTTGGTTCTATTGTCCCTTCATCTAATCCAAAGGGAGAGAAAAATATGCATTGGGAAGAGCGGTATCATCAATTGCAGATTTCATTGAAGAAATCGGATGAATCTGATCTAGACGAATACGTCCAGA TGCTCCAGTCAGTTTCCTCAGTTGAGCTTAGCAAGCATGCTATTGAGGTAGAAAAGAGATCAATTCAACTTTCACTGGAGGAAG GTGGTGCCATTGCCTACTTTGAG CAAAGGAGGTGCAAAGAGTTGCGATTTTAA
- the LOC133698613 gene encoding uncharacterized protein LOC133698613 isoform X5, whose amino-acid sequence MVQQTIDSKSGEHGLGNADNNSSIHDKHFPLVVKKTALRDVQNENRIPKSVENSPLSKDGGKTMNGIKVSGAKRPSSEDLMYRPLPCYESSTSGAPNFRLVDARGKSEAEVGKLSHPEETAQPKRPQIESTVSTFPALVPMPVAPPIISSGKPSVPLPLGQSSTFSPAESSYLPVGSIVPSSNPKGEKNMHWEERYHQLQISLKKSDESDLDEYVQMLQSVSSVELSKHAIEVEKRSIQLSLEEVTT is encoded by the exons ATGGTTCAACAAACGATAGATTCAAAATCTGGTGAGCATGGGCTTGGCAATGCTGACAATAACTCGTCCATACACGATAAGCACTTTCCACTTGTTGTAAAGAAGACAGCATTAAGAGATGTGCAGAATGAAAACAGAATTCCCAAATCTGTTGAAAACTCTCCTTTATCAAAGGATGGAGGAAAGACTATGAATGGCATTAAGGTTTCTGGAGCCAAGAGACCATCATCTGAGGACCTGATGTACCGTCCACTTCCATGCTATGAATCTTCTACTAGTGGCGCTCCAAATTTTCGTCTTGTTGATGCACGTGGGAAATCTGAGGCAGAAGTCGGCAAGCTTAGTCATCCAGAGGAGACTGCTCAACCAAAGCGTCCCCAGATAGAGTCAACGGTCTCTACTTTTCCAGCTTTGGTACCTATGCCCGTGGCTCCTCCAATAATTTCATCTGGAAAACCTTCAGTTCCTCTTCCTCTTGGACAGTCTAGCACGTTTTCACCAGCAGAATCCAGTTATCTTCCTGTTGGTTCTATTGTCCCTTCATCTAATCCAAAGGGAGAGAAAAATATGCATTGGGAAGAGCGGTATCATCAATTGCAGATTTCATTGAAGAAATCGGATGAATCTGATCTAGACGAATACGTCCAGA TGCTCCAGTCAGTTTCCTCAGTTGAGCTTAGCAAGCATGCTATTGAGGTAGAAAAGAGATCAATTCAACTTTCACTGGAGGAAG TGACTACGTAA
- the LOC133698613 gene encoding uncharacterized protein LOC133698613 isoform X4: protein MVQQTIDSKSGEHGLGNADNNSSIHDKHFPLVVKKTALRDVQNENRIPKSVENSPLSKDGGKTMNGIKVSGAKRPSSEDLMYRPLPCYESSTSGAPNFRLVDARGKSEAEVGKLSHPEETAQPKRPQIESTVSTFPALVPMPVAPPIISSGKPSVPLPLGQSSTFSPAESSYLPVGSIVPSSNPKGEKNMHWEERYHQLQISLKKSDESDLDEYVQMLQSVSSVELSKHAIEVEKRSIQLSLEEDISNFYS from the exons ATGGTTCAACAAACGATAGATTCAAAATCTGGTGAGCATGGGCTTGGCAATGCTGACAATAACTCGTCCATACACGATAAGCACTTTCCACTTGTTGTAAAGAAGACAGCATTAAGAGATGTGCAGAATGAAAACAGAATTCCCAAATCTGTTGAAAACTCTCCTTTATCAAAGGATGGAGGAAAGACTATGAATGGCATTAAGGTTTCTGGAGCCAAGAGACCATCATCTGAGGACCTGATGTACCGTCCACTTCCATGCTATGAATCTTCTACTAGTGGCGCTCCAAATTTTCGTCTTGTTGATGCACGTGGGAAATCTGAGGCAGAAGTCGGCAAGCTTAGTCATCCAGAGGAGACTGCTCAACCAAAGCGTCCCCAGATAGAGTCAACGGTCTCTACTTTTCCAGCTTTGGTACCTATGCCCGTGGCTCCTCCAATAATTTCATCTGGAAAACCTTCAGTTCCTCTTCCTCTTGGACAGTCTAGCACGTTTTCACCAGCAGAATCCAGTTATCTTCCTGTTGGTTCTATTGTCCCTTCATCTAATCCAAAGGGAGAGAAAAATATGCATTGGGAAGAGCGGTATCATCAATTGCAGATTTCATTGAAGAAATCGGATGAATCTGATCTAGACGAATACGTCCAGA TGCTCCAGTCAGTTTCCTCAGTTGAGCTTAGCAAGCATGCTATTGAGGTAGAAAAGAGATCAATTCAACTTTCACTGGAGGAAG ACATCAGCAACTTTTACAGTTAG